The following coding sequences lie in one Thermosulfuriphilus ammonigenes genomic window:
- a CDS encoding DHH family phosphoesterase: MDEVTKFARLVAETHRFCLTTHVHPDGDGLGSLLALGETLKNQGKEVVLFVDDEIPPQYRRLPGIEGVLSEIPKDGFETLVLLDCAEPSRIGRLKSHLVGAKMVIIDHHSSSDEAGDVNILDPQAPATGLILFRMFRALSWPITPSIATNLYTALLTDTGCFCFQQTNEEAFRMAAELVAAGASPAKVAEDLFEHYPLRRFKLLARALDALELHFGGRLGLVVLTPEAFQETGAQGSDTESFANMIRSIDTVELAVLIREVTPGQVAVSLRSQRINVARLAERFGGGGHAQAAGFKKRARADEVRAALLEAARELMEGK; encoded by the coding sequence ATGGACGAAGTCACTAAATTTGCCCGGTTAGTAGCTGAGACCCACAGATTCTGCCTCACCACCCATGTCCACCCCGATGGCGATGGTCTGGGGAGCCTTTTGGCCCTGGGGGAGACCTTAAAGAATCAAGGCAAGGAAGTGGTCTTGTTTGTTGACGACGAGATCCCCCCTCAGTATCGAAGGCTCCCGGGGATAGAGGGTGTCCTTTCTGAGATTCCCAAGGATGGTTTTGAGACCCTTGTCCTCCTTGACTGTGCCGAGCCCTCCCGGATAGGTCGTCTCAAAAGCCATCTTGTTGGGGCCAAGATGGTGATCATTGATCACCACAGCTCCTCTGATGAGGCCGGTGATGTAAATATCCTTGACCCCCAAGCTCCGGCCACCGGGCTCATCCTCTTTCGGATGTTCAGGGCCCTATCCTGGCCTATTACCCCCTCGATAGCCACCAATCTCTACACGGCCCTTCTCACCGACACGGGGTGTTTTTGTTTCCAGCAGACCAACGAGGAGGCCTTTCGGATGGCCGCCGAGCTGGTGGCTGCGGGGGCCTCTCCAGCCAAGGTGGCCGAGGACCTCTTTGAACACTATCCTTTGCGACGCTTTAAGCTTCTGGCCCGGGCCCTTGATGCCCTTGAGCTTCATTTTGGCGGTCGTCTGGGGTTGGTGGTGCTGACTCCGGAGGCCTTTCAGGAGACCGGGGCCCAGGGATCGGATACCGAAAGTTTTGCCAACATGATTCGCTCCATAGATACAGTGGAGCTGGCCGTTCTTATCCGGGAGGTGACCCCCGGGCAGGTGGCGGTAAGTCTTCGTTCCCAGAGGATCAATGTGGCCCGTTTGGCCGAGCGTTTTGGTGGAGGCGGTCATGCTCAGGCCGCCGGCTTCAAGAAGAGGGCTCGAGCCGATGAGGTCAGGGCCGCCCTCCTTGAGGCGGCAAGAGAGTTGATGGAGGGAAAATGA
- a CDS encoding YlxR family protein — translation MEKRQPIRMCIFCRDRQAKGSLMRLVFNQGLVLGDHRQTLPGRGAYVCSACRKRLFSQKGRKVLARAFRLSPEAIKDIRA, via the coding sequence ATGGAAAAAAGGCAACCCATACGGATGTGTATCTTCTGTCGTGACCGTCAGGCCAAGGGGTCTCTTATGCGGCTGGTGTTCAATCAGGGGCTCGTTCTTGGCGATCACCGACAAACTCTTCCGGGACGGGGGGCTTACGTCTGTTCCGCCTGTCGGAAGAGGCTCTTTTCTCAAAAAGGACGAAAGGTCTTGGCTCGGGCCTTTCGACTTTCTCCGGAAGCGATTAAAGATATTAGAGCCTAA
- the infB gene encoding translation initiation factor IF-2 has translation MAKMRVYELAREIGMESKELLTKIRQIGLEVKSHSSMLSEEEVAIVRQKLAGASEESAVGQSRPKVIRRRARPQEPPAEEKPEKPVEEARVVEGPPKVEPKPRLKLKIIRRPKKKEREEAPPEKAVARAPEGPPSEAPTPKAPEEAKKIEETKAEEPKPTKPEPTKPRVVDMTEHREYARVVKRAEPQAKVVKKAPAPPPKGPRPAAPVAKAAPQPAPVEEKGKKKSKRTVEGLELGAPRKKTKKRAARPKSEVSELKEGLELLELERELEKAPLEEVASEGMPSEVTEHPEAPKEKGKKGKTKEAKEPKEAPAPPKVVKKKIKIYESIQVGELAKQMGVKAPELIRKLMELGVMATVNQSIDYETAALVASEFGHEVERAGIQEEDLLRYEPPKPEELKPRPPVVTVMGHVDHGKTSLLDAIRKTDVVAREAGGITQHIGAYFVKLEDGREIVFIDTPGHEAFTTMRARGAQVTDIVILVVAADDGVMDQTREAIDHARAAGVPVVVAINKIDKPEANPERVKSQLAELGLVPEEWGGETLYAEVSAKKRIGIRDLLELVLLQAEVMELKAAPDRPARGRIIESRLDRGRGPVATVIIQEGTLRVGDPFVSGYHYGRVRAMFDDRGKKLKEAGPAYPVEVLGFSGVPQAGDDFIVVESEKVAKEVAEYRERKLREAEVARAGKVSLEKLFERLKESEIKELKVILKADVQGSLEALSEALRKLSTDEVRVNIIRSGIGAISESDIMLASASDAVVIGFNVRPTPKAKELANQEKIDVRFYDVIYNVVDDVKKAMVGLLEPTYEERVIGVAEVRATFKVPKVGVVAGCYVREGRLERGAKVRLLRDNVVVYTGKIASLRRFKEDVKEVAAGYECGVGLENFNDIKVGDLIEAFELVEIKPEL, from the coding sequence ATGGCAAAGATGAGGGTTTACGAACTGGCCAGAGAGATAGGTATGGAGAGCAAGGAGCTCTTGACCAAAATCCGCCAGATTGGCCTGGAGGTCAAAAGCCACAGCAGTATGCTCTCCGAGGAGGAAGTGGCCATAGTTCGTCAAAAACTGGCCGGGGCCTCGGAGGAGAGTGCCGTCGGTCAGAGTCGGCCGAAGGTCATCCGACGTCGGGCCAGACCACAGGAGCCTCCAGCAGAGGAGAAGCCGGAGAAGCCTGTGGAAGAGGCCAGGGTGGTAGAAGGCCCGCCCAAAGTGGAGCCCAAGCCCCGCCTGAAACTAAAGATAATCCGCCGACCAAAGAAGAAAGAAAGGGAAGAGGCTCCGCCGGAGAAGGCTGTAGCCAGGGCTCCGGAGGGCCCTCCGAGTGAGGCTCCAACCCCCAAGGCCCCGGAGGAGGCTAAGAAGATAGAGGAAACCAAGGCCGAAGAACCTAAACCCACCAAACCGGAGCCTACCAAACCCCGGGTGGTGGACATGACAGAACACCGGGAGTATGCCCGGGTGGTCAAGCGGGCCGAACCTCAGGCCAAGGTGGTCAAGAAGGCCCCGGCACCTCCCCCTAAAGGGCCACGTCCGGCTGCTCCTGTAGCCAAGGCTGCCCCACAGCCGGCTCCAGTAGAGGAGAAGGGCAAAAAGAAGAGCAAGCGCACGGTGGAGGGTCTAGAACTCGGGGCCCCCCGGAAGAAGACCAAAAAACGGGCCGCCCGTCCTAAAAGTGAGGTCAGCGAGCTCAAAGAAGGTCTTGAGCTCCTGGAGCTGGAAAGAGAGCTGGAGAAGGCCCCCCTTGAGGAGGTGGCCTCCGAAGGAATGCCCTCAGAGGTGACTGAGCATCCTGAAGCCCCCAAGGAGAAAGGGAAAAAGGGTAAGACCAAGGAGGCCAAAGAACCCAAAGAGGCCCCCGCCCCTCCTAAGGTAGTCAAGAAGAAGATCAAGATCTACGAGTCCATTCAGGTGGGCGAGCTGGCCAAACAGATGGGAGTCAAAGCTCCGGAGCTTATCCGCAAGCTGATGGAGCTTGGAGTTATGGCCACTGTTAATCAATCCATTGATTATGAGACTGCCGCCTTGGTGGCTTCTGAGTTTGGCCATGAGGTGGAAAGGGCCGGGATTCAGGAGGAGGATCTCCTGCGTTATGAGCCGCCCAAGCCCGAAGAGCTCAAACCCCGGCCACCGGTGGTCACGGTGATGGGCCATGTTGACCATGGTAAGACCAGCCTTCTTGATGCCATTCGTAAAACAGACGTGGTGGCCAGAGAGGCCGGGGGAATTACGCAGCATATCGGGGCCTATTTTGTCAAGCTGGAAGATGGCCGGGAGATCGTTTTTATAGATACTCCGGGCCACGAGGCCTTCACCACCATGCGGGCCAGAGGGGCCCAGGTGACGGATATCGTCATCCTGGTGGTAGCCGCTGATGATGGAGTTATGGATCAGACCAGAGAGGCTATTGACCACGCTCGGGCCGCTGGTGTTCCGGTAGTGGTGGCCATAAACAAGATAGACAAACCCGAGGCCAATCCGGAGAGGGTCAAGAGCCAGCTGGCCGAACTTGGGCTGGTTCCTGAGGAGTGGGGTGGTGAGACCCTTTATGCAGAGGTCTCGGCCAAGAAGAGAATCGGTATCAGGGATCTCCTTGAACTGGTGCTTCTCCAGGCCGAGGTAATGGAGCTTAAGGCCGCTCCTGATCGGCCGGCTCGAGGACGGATCATCGAGAGCCGGCTCGACCGGGGTCGAGGGCCGGTGGCCACCGTTATTATTCAGGAAGGGACCTTGCGGGTTGGGGATCCCTTTGTCTCCGGTTACCACTATGGGCGGGTGCGGGCCATGTTTGATGACCGCGGCAAAAAGCTCAAAGAGGCCGGCCCGGCCTATCCGGTGGAGGTTCTGGGTTTTTCCGGTGTGCCTCAGGCTGGAGATGATTTTATCGTTGTGGAGTCGGAGAAGGTGGCCAAGGAAGTGGCCGAATACCGCGAGCGCAAACTTCGTGAGGCCGAGGTGGCCAGGGCGGGCAAGGTCAGCCTGGAGAAGCTCTTCGAGAGGTTAAAAGAAAGCGAAATCAAAGAGCTTAAGGTCATTCTAAAGGCCGATGTTCAGGGCTCCCTTGAGGCCCTCTCTGAGGCCTTAAGAAAGCTTTCCACCGATGAGGTCAGGGTAAACATTATCCGTTCAGGCATCGGAGCCATCTCTGAGAGTGATATTATGCTGGCTTCGGCCTCTGATGCCGTGGTTATCGGTTTTAATGTTCGCCCCACTCCCAAGGCCAAGGAGCTGGCCAACCAGGAGAAGATCGACGTTCGTTTTTACGATGTTATCTACAACGTAGTTGATGACGTCAAAAAGGCCATGGTCGGCCTCCTTGAGCCCACCTATGAGGAGCGGGTCATCGGGGTGGCCGAGGTCCGGGCTACCTTTAAGGTTCCCAAAGTGGGGGTGGTGGCCGGCTGTTATGTGCGGGAAGGGCGTCTTGAACGCGGGGCCAAGGTCCGTCTTCTAAGGGACAATGTGGTCGTTTATACCGGAAAGATCGCCTCCCTAAGGCGCTTTAAAGAAGACGTCAAAGAGGTAGCTGCTGGCTATGAGTGCGGTGTGGGGCTTGAAAACTTCAACGACATCAAGGTGGGAGATCTCATTGAGGCCTTTGAACTGGTGGAGATCAAGCCGGAGCTTTGA
- a CDS encoding DUF503 domain-containing protein, with translation MMVVGVAKVQLFIPENRSLKGKRQVVKSLLRQINGRFKNVSVAEVDDQDLWQRAQIGLTTVGSDQRFINSLLDRALDYIEAYGGVEVIETKIEIISL, from the coding sequence ATGATGGTCGTCGGAGTGGCCAAGGTTCAGCTCTTTATTCCGGAGAATCGCTCCCTAAAAGGCAAAAGACAGGTGGTCAAAAGCCTTCTGCGCCAGATAAACGGCCGTTTTAAAAATGTCTCTGTGGCGGAGGTGGATGATCAAGATCTTTGGCAGCGGGCTCAAATAGGGCTGACCACCGTGGGGAGCGATCAGCGTTTCATTAACTCTCTTCTCGACCGGGCCTTGGATTATATCGAGGCCTACGGTGGAGTGGAGGTTATCGAGACCAAGATAGAAATTATCAGTCTATGA
- the rbfA gene encoding 30S ribosome-binding factor RbfA yields MKGQRARRVAELLKEELSLVIQRGLRDERLKEAFITVVRAEVSPDLKRAVFFFDVHGDEAERQRVLELLRQARGHLRRELASRVRLKFMPEVDFELDRSQEALSHIDALLAKAREKDGRSH; encoded by the coding sequence ATGAAGGGACAACGGGCAAGGCGAGTGGCCGAACTTCTGAAGGAGGAGCTTTCTCTGGTGATTCAGCGGGGTCTCAGGGATGAGCGCCTGAAGGAGGCCTTCATTACCGTGGTCAGGGCCGAGGTGAGTCCGGATCTTAAACGGGCCGTCTTTTTTTTCGATGTTCACGGAGATGAGGCCGAGAGGCAAAGGGTCCTTGAGCTCCTCAGACAGGCCCGCGGTCACTTGCGCCGGGAGCTAGCCTCAAGGGTTCGGCTCAAGTTCATGCCAGAGGTGGATTTTGAGCTTGATCGCAGTCAGGAAGCCCTCTCCCACATTGACGCCCTCTTGGCCAAGGCGCGAGAGAAGGATGGACGAAGTCACTAA
- the truB gene encoding tRNA pseudouridine(55) synthase TruB, translating into MNGVLVVDKPEGMTSFKVVDLLKRKLRVKRAGHGGTLDPLATGVLPVCLGRATKIAQFILEGDKVYEGVMELGLETDTYDALGEVVARAEVPDLDLSRLKEVAQGFVGAIEQAPPPYSAAKHRGRPLYEYARKGAPVEKPPKRVEVLEFAILSYEKPFVYFRVTCTKGTYIRSLVHDLGRALGCGACLKGLRRIQKGPFTVSQAMGIKEILELAAEGRINEYLISISEALSFIPAVIIGEELARRIRHGFRPRAGLIWGLIRTQKVAKAPRVPWLRLVGQQGDLVAVIYYPEPTDSSEVELIRVFPPEG; encoded by the coding sequence ATGAACGGGGTCTTGGTGGTGGACAAGCCCGAGGGGATGACCTCCTTTAAGGTGGTTGACCTCCTCAAAAGAAAGCTCCGGGTCAAAAGAGCCGGCCACGGTGGCACCTTGGATCCCCTGGCTACCGGAGTCCTGCCGGTCTGTTTGGGCCGGGCTACCAAGATTGCCCAATTTATCCTTGAGGGTGACAAGGTCTACGAGGGGGTGATGGAACTTGGCTTAGAGACAGATACTTACGATGCCTTGGGTGAGGTGGTGGCCCGGGCTGAGGTGCCAGATCTCGATCTGTCCCGGTTAAAGGAAGTGGCCCAGGGGTTTGTGGGGGCTATTGAACAGGCCCCTCCACCATATTCTGCAGCCAAGCACCGGGGACGCCCCCTTTATGAATACGCCCGTAAAGGGGCTCCGGTGGAAAAGCCCCCCAAAAGGGTTGAGGTTCTGGAGTTTGCGATTCTCTCTTATGAAAAGCCCTTTGTCTATTTTCGGGTGACCTGCACTAAGGGAACGTATATCCGCTCTCTGGTGCATGATCTGGGTCGGGCTTTAGGCTGTGGGGCCTGCCTTAAAGGGCTGCGTCGGATACAAAAGGGCCCTTTTACTGTCTCCCAGGCTATGGGGATAAAGGAGATCCTGGAGCTGGCTGCCGAAGGTCGAATCAACGAGTATCTTATCTCCATCTCTGAGGCCCTGTCTTTTATCCCGGCTGTGATCATCGGGGAGGAACTGGCCCGGCGTATTCGCCACGGTTTTCGGCCCCGAGCCGGTCTTATCTGGGGACTTATCCGTACCCAAAAGGTGGCCAAGGCCCCGCGGGTCCCCTGGTTGCGCCTGGTGGGTCAACAGGGGGATCTGGTAGCCGTAATCTATTATCCTGAGCCAACGGATTCCAGCGAGGTAGAACTCATCCGGGTCTTTCCCCCGGAGGGCTGA
- the rpsO gene encoding 30S ribosomal protein S15, which translates to MGLSPEVKREVIERFKLHDSDTGSPEVQIALLTARINHLTEHFKVHKKDHHSRRGLLKMVGQRRRLLQYLKRTDFDRYRRIVKELGLRG; encoded by the coding sequence ATGGGTCTTTCACCAGAGGTCAAGCGGGAGGTAATTGAGCGATTTAAACTCCATGATTCCGATACCGGATCCCCAGAGGTCCAAATCGCCCTTCTTACCGCCCGTATTAATCATCTTACCGAACACTTCAAGGTTCATAAAAAGGATCACCACTCCCGGCGTGGTCTTCTGAAGATGGTCGGTCAGAGACGGCGCCTTTTACAGTACCTTAAACGGACAGACTTTGACCGTTATCGCCGGATAGTTAAGGAACTGGGGCTTCGGGGTTAA
- the nusA gene encoding transcription termination factor NusA codes for MNDLKRIIDQVSKEKGIDRAVLIGAVEEAIRSAARKKYGQKADLEVQYNEETGEVEVFQFRTVVEKVADPETEISLEEARALDPESQLGDSLGVKLDTRDLGRIAAQTAKQIIIQKIKSAERDLIYEEYKDRVGHIVAGSVQRFDRGNIIVNLGRTEAILPVSEQIPTEHYRRGDRIRALIIEVRRASRDPQIVLSRSHPDFLAKLFELEVPEIQEGVVKIMGVAREPGSRAKIAVVSSDPDIDPVGACVGLRGSRVQAIVQELKGEKIDIVPWNPDPAKYVYNALSPAECSKVIVDEANKALEVVVPDDQLSLAIGRQGQNVRLASKLLGWKIDVCSETQYARRQDPGFKALLSLDGLEEPVAAKLYDAGISSPELLAQSEPEQVAEIASLSQEEAKKIIEIARSQVGN; via the coding sequence ATGAACGATCTTAAAAGGATTATTGATCAGGTCAGCAAAGAAAAGGGTATCGATCGGGCGGTTCTTATTGGGGCGGTGGAGGAGGCTATTCGTTCGGCGGCCAGAAAAAAGTACGGCCAGAAGGCTGACCTGGAAGTCCAATATAATGAAGAAACCGGTGAGGTGGAAGTCTTCCAGTTTCGGACAGTGGTGGAGAAGGTCGCCGATCCGGAGACAGAGATCTCCCTGGAGGAGGCCCGGGCCCTTGATCCTGAAAGTCAGCTAGGTGACAGTCTGGGGGTTAAGCTAGATACTCGAGACCTGGGGCGCATTGCGGCCCAGACGGCCAAGCAGATCATCATCCAGAAGATCAAGAGCGCCGAAAGAGACCTCATCTATGAGGAATATAAAGATCGGGTAGGGCATATCGTAGCTGGGAGTGTTCAACGGTTTGACCGGGGTAATATCATTGTCAACCTGGGGCGCACCGAAGCCATCCTTCCGGTCTCAGAGCAGATTCCTACCGAGCATTATCGGCGGGGAGATAGGATTCGGGCCCTGATCATCGAAGTCCGGCGGGCCAGTCGAGATCCGCAAATAGTGCTTTCCCGTTCCCATCCGGATTTTCTGGCCAAGCTGTTTGAGCTTGAGGTTCCAGAGATCCAGGAGGGAGTGGTCAAAATCATGGGGGTGGCCAGGGAGCCCGGCTCGCGGGCCAAAATCGCCGTGGTCTCCAGTGATCCAGACATTGATCCCGTGGGGGCCTGTGTGGGGCTGAGGGGTTCCCGGGTTCAGGCCATAGTCCAGGAGCTAAAGGGAGAGAAGATAGACATTGTTCCCTGGAATCCGGATCCAGCCAAGTACGTCTACAACGCCCTTTCTCCGGCGGAGTGCTCCAAGGTCATTGTGGACGAGGCCAACAAGGCTCTGGAGGTCGTTGTCCCCGATGATCAGCTTTCTCTGGCCATCGGTCGGCAGGGGCAGAATGTTCGTCTGGCCTCCAAGCTCCTTGGTTGGAAAATAGATGTCTGCAGTGAGACCCAGTATGCCAGACGCCAGGACCCCGGCTTTAAGGCCCTTCTTTCTCTAGATGGCCTTGAGGAACCAGTCGCGGCCAAACTCTATGACGCCGGTATCAGCTCCCCGGAGCTTCTGGCCCAGAGCGAGCCAGAGCAGGTGGCGGAGATAGCTAGCCTTAGCCAGGAGGAGGCCAAAAAGATCATTGAGATCGCTCGGTCTCAGGTTGGAAACTGA
- the pnp gene encoding polyribonucleotide nucleotidyltransferase: protein MIKKAELEIGGRNFVLETGRVARQASGSVIVRYGDTVVLVTAVSSKEIREGIDFLPLLVEYQEMYYAAGRIPGSYFRREIGRPSEKETVTARLIDRPLRPLFPKGYRYDTQIIATVLSVDPEIDPDVLAITGASAALHLSHIPFAGPVAGVRIGRVNGEFVVNPTTSEVRASDLNLVIAGTKEAICMVEGSAREVPEEVVLEALFLAHEEIKRLVAVQEELRAECGQPKMAFEEPQTDEALKKRLLDLFEADLREVITTPVKVERGRRRQELELKVLEQLGEEVSGREKEVLSLLKEIEKEMMRAMIAREKRRIDGRAFDEVRPISCEVGLLPRTHGSALFTRGETQVLVIVTLGSTQDEQRIEAPGGEVFKHFMLHYNFPPYCVGEVRPLRGPSRRDIGHGLLAERALLAVVPDQEEFPYTIRVVSEVLESNGSSSMATVCGGTLSLMDAGVPIKDMVAGVAMGLIKEDNQFYTLTDILGDEDHLGDMDFKVAGTDKGITALQMDIKITGVTREILSQALDQAREARRFILSKMREVISKPREALSAYAPRLTTIQISPNKIRDLIGPGGKTIKGIIAACEDVKIEVEDSGLVRIFAPNTEAAEKAIKMIREVTQEAEVGKLYLGRVTRITDFGAFVEIFPGTTGLIHISQMDKGRVRSVSDILKEGDEVLVKVIDIDRQGRIKLSRRAALEESMRRLREEKDEDSVDIT, encoded by the coding sequence ATGATCAAGAAAGCAGAGTTAGAAATCGGCGGGCGAAATTTCGTCCTGGAGACAGGGCGGGTGGCCAGGCAGGCCAGTGGTTCGGTGATTGTCCGCTACGGCGACACCGTTGTCCTGGTGACGGCGGTCAGTTCTAAGGAGATCCGTGAGGGGATAGATTTTCTCCCCCTGCTGGTGGAATATCAGGAGATGTATTACGCTGCGGGCCGTATTCCGGGAAGCTATTTTCGGCGGGAGATCGGGCGTCCCAGCGAGAAGGAAACGGTGACCGCCAGGCTCATTGACCGTCCCCTGCGGCCCCTCTTTCCTAAGGGCTATCGTTATGATACCCAGATCATCGCTACGGTGCTCTCTGTAGATCCGGAGATCGACCCGGATGTTCTAGCCATTACCGGAGCCTCTGCCGCCCTTCATCTTTCTCACATTCCCTTTGCTGGCCCGGTGGCCGGAGTAAGGATTGGCCGGGTAAACGGAGAATTTGTCGTTAACCCCACCACCTCAGAAGTCAGGGCCTCGGATCTTAACCTAGTTATCGCCGGCACCAAAGAGGCCATCTGCATGGTGGAGGGCTCTGCCCGGGAGGTTCCCGAGGAGGTGGTCCTTGAGGCCCTCTTTTTGGCTCATGAGGAGATCAAGCGTCTGGTGGCCGTTCAGGAGGAGCTTCGGGCCGAGTGTGGCCAACCGAAGATGGCCTTCGAAGAGCCTCAAACTGATGAGGCCCTCAAGAAGCGCCTCCTTGATCTCTTTGAAGCCGATCTGCGGGAGGTTATCACCACACCAGTTAAGGTAGAGAGGGGACGCCGGCGTCAGGAACTGGAGCTTAAGGTTCTTGAGCAGTTGGGTGAGGAGGTCAGTGGTCGAGAGAAGGAGGTCCTCAGTCTCCTTAAAGAGATAGAAAAAGAGATGATGCGGGCCATGATCGCCCGAGAGAAGCGGCGTATCGATGGCCGGGCCTTTGATGAAGTGCGGCCTATAAGTTGTGAGGTGGGCCTTTTGCCCCGGACCCATGGTTCGGCCCTCTTTACCCGGGGTGAGACCCAGGTTCTGGTTATCGTTACTCTGGGAAGCACCCAAGACGAACAGCGTATTGAGGCCCCCGGGGGAGAGGTTTTCAAACATTTTATGCTTCACTACAACTTCCCGCCATATTGTGTGGGTGAAGTCCGGCCCTTGAGGGGGCCATCACGACGGGATATAGGCCATGGTCTTCTGGCCGAAAGAGCCCTTCTGGCGGTAGTCCCCGATCAGGAAGAGTTTCCTTACACCATTCGGGTGGTTTCTGAAGTCTTGGAATCTAACGGTTCCTCTTCTATGGCTACTGTCTGCGGTGGAACCCTATCCCTTATGGATGCCGGGGTTCCCATCAAGGACATGGTCGCCGGGGTGGCCATGGGGCTCATTAAAGAAGACAACCAGTTCTACACCCTTACCGATATCCTCGGCGATGAAGACCATCTTGGAGATATGGACTTTAAAGTCGCCGGTACCGACAAGGGAATTACTGCCCTGCAGATGGATATCAAGATTACCGGTGTTACCCGGGAGATCCTCTCTCAGGCTTTGGATCAGGCCCGGGAGGCCCGCCGCTTTATCCTTTCTAAAATGAGGGAGGTTATCAGTAAACCTCGGGAAGCCCTTTCTGCTTACGCCCCCCGGCTGACCACCATCCAAATAAGCCCCAACAAGATTCGGGATCTCATCGGCCCAGGGGGCAAGACCATCAAGGGCATTATAGCCGCCTGTGAAGACGTCAAGATAGAGGTGGAAGACTCCGGGCTGGTGCGAATATTTGCCCCTAATACCGAGGCCGCGGAGAAGGCCATCAAGATGATCCGAGAGGTGACCCAGGAGGCCGAGGTAGGCAAGCTTTACCTGGGCCGGGTGACCCGAATTACCGACTTTGGGGCCTTTGTGGAGATCTTTCCCGGGACTACCGGTCTGATCCATATCTCTCAGATGGACAAGGGCCGGGTGCGCAGCGTCTCTGACATTCTCAAAGAGGGAGATGAGGTCCTGGTTAAGGTGATTGATATCGACCGTCAGGGTCGAATAAAGCTTAGTCGCCGGGCCGCCCTTGAGGAGTCTATGCGTCGTCTTCGGGAGGAAAAAGACGAAGACTCGGTAGATATCACCTGA
- the rimP gene encoding ribosome maturation factor RimP: MGAMETKAIVKKVEELVEPIVRTLGLELVEVQFRRERPGWVLRLLIDKEGGVNLEDCVQVSEVVGDILDAEDPIPHAYNLEVSSPGLERPLVKEKDYQRFAGRKARITTRQPLAGRRNFTGIILGIEDGLISLRLSEGQQVEIPFSLVEKAHLKFDFK, from the coding sequence ATGGGAGCCATGGAGACCAAGGCCATTGTCAAAAAAGTTGAAGAGCTGGTGGAGCCCATCGTCAGAACGTTGGGGCTTGAGCTGGTGGAGGTTCAGTTTCGCCGCGAACGTCCGGGATGGGTACTTCGCCTCCTTATAGATAAGGAAGGGGGGGTCAATCTAGAGGATTGTGTCCAGGTTAGTGAGGTCGTGGGCGATATTCTGGATGCTGAGGATCCCATCCCCCATGCCTACAATCTGGAAGTCTCCTCTCCTGGCCTTGAGAGGCCACTGGTCAAGGAAAAGGACTATCAACGCTTTGCTGGCCGTAAGGCCCGGATAACCACCAGGCAACCTTTGGCCGGGCGGCGAAACTTTACCGGTATCATCCTGGGGATAGAAGACGGTTTGATATCCCTGCGACTTTCTGAAGGGCAGCAGGTAGAGATTCCCTTTTCTCTGGTGGAGAAGGCCCATTTGAAATTTGACTTCAAATAG